In one Pseudomonas purpurea genomic region, the following are encoded:
- a CDS encoding branched-chain amino acid ABC transporter substrate-binding protein → MSQTFYKKGFVALAVAAALGVSAFAQADIKIGVAGPMTGPSAAFGEQYMKGAQAAADAVNAAGGVNGEKIVLVKGDDACEPKQAVSVAKDLTNQKVAGVVGHFCSSSTIPASEIYDEAGIISITPGSTNPKVTERGLSAMFRMCGRDDQQGIVAGDYIVDVLKGKKVAVLHDKDTYGQGLADATKAQLEKRGVKPVLYEGLTRGEKDFSAVVTKIRGTGADVVYFGGLHPEAGPLVRQLREQGLKDITFMSDDGIVTDELVTTAGGAQFVDGVLMTFGADPRLLPDSKAVVDKFRATGYEPEGYTLYAYASIQTLAAGFNGAKSNKGEDAAKWLKANPVKTVMGEKSWDSKGDLKVSDYVVYQWDKSGKYHQLEKQK, encoded by the coding sequence ATGTCCCAGACGTTTTACAAAAAAGGCTTTGTAGCCCTCGCAGTGGCAGCTGCGCTGGGTGTTTCTGCGTTTGCTCAGGCTGATATCAAGATTGGTGTTGCCGGCCCCATGACAGGTCCTAGCGCGGCATTTGGCGAGCAGTACATGAAGGGTGCGCAGGCAGCGGCGGATGCGGTCAACGCGGCAGGTGGGGTAAACGGCGAAAAAATCGTCCTGGTCAAAGGCGATGACGCCTGCGAACCAAAACAGGCTGTGTCGGTTGCCAAGGACCTGACCAACCAGAAAGTCGCCGGCGTGGTCGGGCACTTCTGCTCTTCTTCGACCATTCCCGCATCCGAGATCTACGACGAAGCCGGGATCATTTCGATTACTCCAGGCTCCACCAACCCCAAGGTGACCGAGCGCGGCCTGAGCGCCATGTTCCGCATGTGCGGGCGTGACGACCAGCAGGGCATCGTGGCAGGCGACTACATCGTCGACGTGCTCAAGGGCAAGAAAGTGGCGGTGCTTCACGACAAGGACACGTACGGTCAAGGGTTGGCGGATGCCACCAAGGCCCAGTTGGAAAAACGCGGCGTGAAACCGGTGCTGTATGAAGGTTTGACCCGTGGCGAAAAAGACTTCAGCGCAGTCGTCACCAAGATCCGTGGCACCGGGGCCGATGTGGTCTATTTCGGCGGCCTGCACCCGGAAGCCGGTCCACTGGTTCGCCAGTTGCGTGAGCAAGGCCTCAAGGACATCACGTTCATGTCCGATGACGGCATCGTTACCGATGAACTGGTGACCACCGCAGGTGGCGCGCAATTCGTCGACGGCGTGCTGATGACCTTCGGCGCCGACCCGCGCCTGCTGCCGGACAGCAAGGCTGTGGTCGACAAGTTCCGTGCTACCGGTTACGAGCCTGAAGGCTACACCTTGTATGCCTATGCCTCGATCCAGACCCTGGCCGCCGGTTTCAACGGCGCCAAGTCCAACAAGGGCGAAGATGCCGCCAAGTGGCTGAAAGCCAACCCGGTCAAAACCGTGATGGGCGAGAAATCCTGGGACAGCAAGGGCGACCTGAAGGTCTCGGACTACGTGGTGTACCAGTGGGACAAGAGCGGCAAATACCATCAGCTGGAAAAACAGAAGTGA
- a CDS encoding FAD-binding oxidoreductase — protein MPLLDECLWEKLTPQRPDRAALKGEVRADVCVIGAGFTGLSAAVHLLEQGKSVCVLEAQRCGQGGSGRNVGLVNAGMWIPPDEIEAGFGEAVGSQLNRMLGAAPSLVFSLIDKYHIDCQLRREGTLHMAHNARGEADLRSREEQWKRRGAPVELLTGAACEQATGTKKIAAALLDRRAGTLNPMAYTSGLAKAAADLGGQLFDHSAVTGLERQGQRWSVQTAQGAVSAEQVVIASNAYTEGDWTELRRNFFAGYYYQVASVPLTEDAAQQILPGGQGSWDTRQVLSSIRRDSQGRLLLGSLGNGNQKPAWFLKAWADRVQQHYFPYLKPVEWECTWTGCIAFTPDHLMRLFEPAPGLVAVTGYNGRGVTTGTVVGKAFADYLCHGDPQALPIPFAPMQPLAGVGLRSCLYEAGFSLYHAGQCLRIVI, from the coding sequence ATGCCGTTATTGGACGAGTGTCTATGGGAAAAACTGACGCCGCAACGGCCTGACCGGGCGGCGCTCAAGGGCGAGGTCCGCGCGGATGTGTGCGTGATCGGCGCAGGCTTCACCGGGTTGTCGGCGGCCGTGCATTTGCTGGAACAAGGCAAAAGCGTCTGCGTGCTGGAGGCTCAGCGCTGCGGGCAGGGCGGATCGGGGCGTAACGTCGGGCTGGTGAACGCCGGGATGTGGATTCCCCCGGACGAGATCGAAGCCGGTTTTGGCGAAGCGGTCGGCAGTCAGCTCAACCGCATGCTGGGTGCGGCACCGTCGCTGGTGTTCAGCCTGATCGACAAGTACCACATCGACTGTCAGTTGCGCCGCGAAGGTACGTTGCACATGGCCCACAACGCCCGCGGCGAAGCCGATCTGCGCAGCCGTGAAGAACAATGGAAACGTCGTGGCGCGCCAGTCGAGTTGCTGACCGGTGCCGCGTGCGAGCAGGCCACCGGCACTAAAAAGATCGCCGCCGCGTTGCTCGACCGCCGCGCCGGTACGCTCAACCCGATGGCCTACACCAGTGGCCTGGCCAAAGCAGCGGCGGACCTGGGTGGTCAGTTGTTCGATCATTCAGCGGTCACCGGGCTGGAACGCCAGGGCCAACGCTGGTCGGTGCAAACCGCTCAAGGCGCCGTGTCGGCCGAGCAAGTGGTGATCGCTTCCAACGCCTACACCGAAGGTGACTGGACCGAGCTGCGGCGCAACTTCTTCGCCGGTTACTACTATCAGGTTGCGTCCGTGCCCCTGACCGAAGACGCCGCCCAACAGATTTTGCCAGGTGGCCAGGGCTCCTGGGACACCCGTCAGGTGCTGAGCAGCATTCGCCGCGACAGTCAGGGCCGCCTGCTGCTGGGCAGCCTGGGCAACGGCAACCAGAAACCTGCGTGGTTCCTCAAGGCCTGGGCCGACCGGGTGCAGCAGCACTACTTTCCCTACCTCAAACCGGTGGAATGGGAGTGCACCTGGACCGGGTGCATCGCGTTCACCCCTGACCACCTGATGCGCTTGTTCGAACCTGCGCCGGGTCTGGTGGCCGTCACCGGTTACAACGGCCGGGGCGTGACCACCGGCACCGTCGTCGGCAAAGCCTTCGCCGACTATCTGTGCCACGGAGATCCCCAGGCCTTGCCGATTCCCTTTGCACCGATGCAGCCATTGGCTGGCGTTGGGTTACGTAGCTGTTTGTATGAAGCGGGTTTTTCCCTCTATCACGCCGGGCAGTGCCTGCGCATTGTCATATAA
- a CDS encoding branched-chain amino acid ABC transporter permease LivH (LivHMGF is the membrane component of the LIV-I/LS branched-chain amino acid transporter), translating into MDGIFLQQLVNGLTLGSVYGLIAIGYTMVYGIIGMINFAHGEVYMISAYLAAISLALLAYFGIESFPLLMLGTLVFTIVVTGVYGWVIERIAYKPLRNSTRLAPLISAIGISLILQNYAQISQGTRQQGVPTLLTGAWRIDIGTGFVQLTYTKIFILVAAFLGMALLTYVIKYTKLGRMCRATQQDRKMASILGINTDRVISYVFIIGAAMAALAGVLITMNYGTFDFYAGFVIGIKAFTAAVLGGIGSLPGAMLGGIILGISESLFSGLINSDYKDVFSFSLLVLVLVFRPQGLLGRPLVSKV; encoded by the coding sequence ATGGATGGTATTTTCCTGCAGCAACTGGTCAACGGCCTGACCCTCGGGTCGGTCTATGGCCTGATCGCCATCGGCTACACAATGGTCTACGGCATCATCGGCATGATCAACTTCGCCCACGGCGAGGTTTACATGATTTCTGCTTACCTGGCGGCAATCAGTCTGGCTCTGCTGGCGTACTTCGGTATTGAATCCTTCCCGCTGTTGATGCTCGGCACACTGGTCTTCACCATCGTTGTCACGGGGGTGTATGGCTGGGTCATCGAACGTATCGCGTATAAACCGCTGCGCAACTCCACCCGGCTGGCACCGCTGATCAGCGCCATCGGTATTTCCCTGATCCTGCAAAACTATGCACAGATCAGCCAGGGCACTCGCCAACAAGGCGTTCCGACGCTGCTGACCGGCGCCTGGCGGATCGATATCGGAACCGGCTTCGTCCAGCTGACTTACACCAAGATCTTCATTCTGGTTGCAGCGTTCCTCGGGATGGCCCTGCTGACCTACGTCATCAAGTACACCAAGCTCGGCCGCATGTGTCGCGCCACCCAGCAAGACCGCAAAATGGCCTCGATCCTGGGGATCAACACCGACCGGGTGATTTCCTACGTGTTCATCATCGGTGCGGCCATGGCGGCGCTGGCGGGTGTGCTGATCACCATGAACTACGGCACCTTCGACTTCTATGCAGGCTTCGTCATCGGCATCAAAGCGTTCACCGCCGCGGTGCTGGGCGGTATCGGTTCGCTGCCCGGGGCCATGCTCGGCGGGATTATCCTGGGGATTTCCGAGTCGCTGTTTTCCGGCCTGATCAACTCGGACTACAAGGATGTGTTCAGCTTTTCGCTGCTGGTGCTTGTTCTGGTCTTTCGGCCTCAAGGCCTGCTTGGCCGTCCTCTTGTGTCGAAGGTGTAA
- a CDS encoding aldehyde dehydrogenase family protein yields the protein MVAALLDRLGVNPALYQNGKQPVHSPIDGSRIGAVNWEGAAEVEQHISRADHAFELWRKVPAPRRGELVRQLGDILREYKADLGELVSWEAGKITQEGLGEVQEMIDICDFAVGLSRQLYGLTIASERPGHHMRETWHPLGIVGVISAFNFPVAVWAWNATLALVCGNPVIWKPSEKTPLTALACQALFERVLKNFSDAPPYLSQVIIGGRDAGEALVDDPRVALISATGSTRMGREVAPKIAARFARSILELGGNNAMILGPSADLDMAVRAILFSAVGTAGQRCTTLRRLIAHESVKEEIVTRLKAAYSKVRIGHPLQGNLVGPLIDQHSFENMQDALEQALSEGGRVFGGKRQLEDTFPNAYYVSPAIVEMPEQSDVVCSETFAPILYVVGYTDFADALRLNNAVPQGLSSCIFTTDVREAEQFMSAVGSDCGIANVNIGPSGAEIGGAFGGEKETGGGRESGSDAWRGYMRRQTNTVNYSLELPLAQGITFD from the coding sequence ATGGTTGCCGCATTGCTTGATCGTCTTGGCGTAAACCCGGCCCTGTACCAGAACGGCAAACAGCCGGTGCATTCCCCCATCGACGGCAGCCGCATTGGCGCCGTGAACTGGGAGGGCGCCGCCGAAGTCGAGCAGCACATCAGTCGTGCAGATCATGCGTTCGAGTTGTGGCGCAAGGTCCCGGCACCGCGCCGTGGCGAGCTGGTGCGTCAGTTGGGCGATATTCTGCGCGAATACAAGGCCGACCTCGGTGAGCTGGTGTCCTGGGAAGCCGGCAAGATCACTCAGGAAGGGTTGGGTGAAGTTCAGGAAATGATCGACATCTGCGACTTCGCCGTCGGCCTGTCCCGTCAGCTCTACGGCTTGACCATCGCCTCCGAGCGTCCGGGCCATCACATGCGCGAGACCTGGCACCCGCTGGGCATCGTCGGCGTCATCAGCGCCTTCAACTTCCCGGTCGCGGTCTGGGCCTGGAACGCCACGCTGGCCCTGGTGTGCGGCAACCCGGTGATCTGGAAGCCGTCCGAGAAAACCCCGCTCACCGCCCTGGCGTGCCAGGCGTTGTTCGAGCGCGTGCTGAAAAATTTCAGCGACGCGCCGCCGTACCTGAGCCAGGTGATCATTGGCGGTCGCGACGCCGGTGAGGCGTTGGTGGACGACCCGCGCGTGGCGTTGATCAGCGCCACCGGCAGCACCCGCATGGGCCGCGAAGTGGCGCCGAAAATCGCCGCGCGTTTCGCCCGCAGCATTCTGGAACTGGGCGGCAACAACGCGATGATCCTCGGCCCAAGTGCGGATCTGGACATGGCGGTTCGGGCGATCCTGTTCAGTGCGGTCGGCACGGCGGGCCAGCGCTGCACCACGCTGCGTCGCCTGATCGCCCACGAGTCAGTGAAGGAAGAAATCGTCACCCGCCTCAAAGCCGCTTATTCCAAGGTTCGTATCGGCCATCCGCTGCAAGGCAACCTGGTCGGCCCGTTGATCGACCAGCACAGTTTCGAAAACATGCAGGATGCACTGGAGCAGGCATTGAGCGAGGGCGGCCGGGTGTTTGGCGGCAAGCGTCAGCTTGAAGACACGTTCCCGAACGCCTATTACGTTTCGCCGGCCATCGTCGAAATGCCGGAGCAGAGCGATGTGGTGTGCAGTGAAACGTTTGCTCCGATTCTGTACGTGGTCGGCTACACCGACTTCGCCGATGCGCTGCGCCTGAACAACGCCGTGCCACAAGGGTTGTCGTCGTGCATTTTCACCACTGATGTACGTGAAGCCGAGCAGTTCATGTCGGCGGTGGGCAGCGACTGCGGCATCGCCAACGTCAACATCGGCCCGAGCGGCGCGGAAATCGGCGGCGCGTTTGGCGGTGAGAAAGAGACCGGCGGCGGTCGCGAATCCGGCTCCGATGCGTGGCGCGGTTACATGCGCCGCCAGACCAACACCGTGAACTACTCGCTGGAGTTGCCGTTGGCCCAGGGCATTACATTTGATTAA